Proteins found in one Magnolia sinica isolate HGM2019 chromosome 5, MsV1, whole genome shotgun sequence genomic segment:
- the LOC131246991 gene encoding probable leucine-rich repeat receptor-like protein kinase At1g35710, which produces MGNLIHLTILFLLFSLRLKTSVAATASEATALLKWKTSLTSPTLLNSWSQINASNPCCWIGIICDNASIILEINLRNYKLNGTLAGLDFSSFPNLTRLDLSSNNISGPIPSDVDHLTKLTHLDLSSNSFTKAIPANIGNLSELVDLRLNDNHLDGQIPFQLLHLRKLRRLDAQENFLLSPDPSKASNMPSLVYLDLKLNKLSSGFPPFILNCSSMTYLNVSENNLGGPIPSAIGRLRMLQHLDLHQTGLNSTIPSDLGSCTDLVLLDLSMNNLTGELPPSLSNLIKISDLGISSNYLSGEILPIFLTNWTLLISLQLHCNSLTGAIPSEINRLKKLEILYLFQNNLSGRIPPEIGTLKNLLQLCLSDNRITGSIPPVIGNLTRLYSLVLRSNNLIGTLPPEIGDMRSLWELDISTNQFHGELPKTVSRLKNLQYFYIYSNNFSGSIPNDFGEYSSLINVSFSKNRFSGELPPSICSHFSLEHLSTDHNNFTGKLPDCLRSCSELLRVRLERNHFTGNISQAFGVHPNLSFIDLSANQLSGELSPEWGKCGKLTSLHISENRISGKIPTELWNLTQLQELSLSSNHLTGEIPAELGNLNLLSRLNLSNNQISGEIPSSVGRLYELQELDLSANAITGSIPEKIGDLLRLLLKLNLSHNRLFGEIPYQLGELYHLQYSLDLSGNSLSGSIPPNLGKLQSLENLNLSHNNLSGRIPAALSFMLSLQSVDFSYNKLNGPIPMGNVFAKSPPQAFVGNPGLCGNAPGLAACYSSPTRNVPYMAHKIIIFGVIVPITCGLVLGILLTGIIIASRKTKRSTDEIEYPTRQTYQRMIWCRKVKFTFTDIVNATDHFHERHCIGQGGCGSVYKAELARDQIVAVKCISTSDSGNVLVDHQRRSFENEIQTLTEIRHRNVVKLYGFRSTEGRMWLVYEYVERGSLGKVLYEKNGAVELDWKARLKVIRGVAHAIAYLHHGRFPAIVHRDISVNNVLLEGDFEPRVSDFGTAKLLAANSSDWTATAVGSYGYMAPELAYMTRVTEKCDVYSFGVVALEVMMGRHPGDLLSSLLATTVSSDGPDMQLKDVLDPRLPYPTGQLAEELIFTVKMALDCTNTDPEMRPPMNFVAQEMSARSQASPSKQLAPLP; this is translated from the exons ATGGGAAACCTCATCCATCTTACGATTCTGTTTTTGTTGTTTTCTCTTCGACTCAAGACATCAGTAGCAGCAACAGCATCAGAAGCAACAGCTCTTCTCAAATGGAAAACCAGCCTGACCTCTCCCACCCTCCTCAACTCATGGTCCCAAATCAATGCCAGCAATCCCTGCTGTTGGATCGGAATCATCTGCGACAATGCCTCCATCATCCTCGAGATAAACCTCCGAAACTATAAACTCAACGGAACTCTCGCCGGCCTCGATTTCTCATCATTCCCCAACCTCACCCGTCTCGATCTCAGCTCCAACAATATCAGCGGTCCGATCCCATCCGACGTGGACCACCTCACAAAGCTCACTCACTTAGATCTCAGTAGCAACAGTTTCACCAAAGCAATCCCCGCCAACATCGGCAACTTATCAGAGCTCGTCGACCTTCGCTTAAACGACAACCACCTCGACGGTCAGATCCCGTTCCAGCTTCTTCATCTCAGAAAGCTACGGCGCCTCGACGCCCAAGAGAACTTCTTACTATCTCCAGATCCTTCAAAGGCCTCGAACATGCCATCGCTGGTATACCTCGATCTCAAGCTTAACAAACTCTCGTCGGGTTTCCCACCGTTCATCCTCAATTGCAGTAGCATGACCTACCTCAACGTGTCGGAAAACAATCTAGGCGGGCCTATTCCTTCAGCAATCGGACGGCTACGAATGCTTCAACATCTCGATCTCCACCAAACCGGCTTGAATTCTACCATTCCCTCGGATCTCGGCTCTTGTACTGACCTTGTCCTCTTAGATCTTTCGATGAACAATCTCACCGGCGAATTGCCTCCATCTCTATCCAATTTGATTAAAATATCAGACCTAGGGATCTCGAGCAATTATCTCTCTGGTGAGATCCTGCCGATCTTCCTCACCAATTGGACGCTCCTGATCTCCTTGCAACTCCATTGCAATTCTCTCACCGGAGCGATCCCGTCAGAGATCAACCGACTGAAAAAGCTTGAGATCCTCTACCTCTTTCAAAACAATCTGTCCGGTCGGATCCCGCCCGAGATTGGGACTTTAAAGAACTTGTTACAATTATGCCTCTCTGACAACAGAATTACAGGTTCTATTCCTCCGGTGATCGGCAATCTGACACGGCTCTACTCCTTGGTTCTCCGCTCTAATAATCTCATCGGCACTCTCCCGCCTGAGATCGGAGACATGCGTTCTCTCTGGGAGCTAGACATTAGCACCAACCAATTCCACGGCGAATTACCGAAAACGGTCTCCCGCCTCAAAAATCTTCAGTACTTCTACATCTACTCCAACAATTTCTCGGGTAGCATTCCAAACGACTTTGGGGAATACAGCTCCTTGATCAATGTCAGCTTCTCGAAAAACAGATTCTCTGGCGAACTGCCACCATCCATATGCAGCCATTTCAGCCTCGAGCATTTATCCACGGATCACAATAACTTCACAGGGAAATTGCCAGATTGCTTGCGGAGCTGCTCAGAGCTACTCAGAGTCCGGCTGGAGCGGAACCATTTCACAGGGAACATATCGCAAGCATTTGGAGTTCATCCGAACCTTTCCTTCATTGATCTATCCGCAAATCAGCTATCAGGCGAACTCTCGCCAGAGTGGGGAAAATGCGGCAAGCTCACTTCCTTGCATATATCTGAAAACAGAATTTCAGGAAAGATTCCTACAGAGCTTTGGAATCTAACACAATTACAAGAACTCAGCTTGTCGTCAAACCATCTCACCGGAGAAATCCCAGCCGAACTGGGGAACTTAAATTTGCTATCGCGGCTGAATTTGAGTAACAATCAGATATCCGGTGAGATTCCTTCGAGTGTCGGCCGCTTATATGAGCTCCAAGAACTCGACCTCTCAGCAAATGCAATTACCGGGAGCATTCCGGAGAAGATTGGAGATTTGCTCAGGTTACTACTGAAATTGAATCTGAGCCACAACAGATTGTTTGGAGAAATACCGTATCAACTCGGCGAATTGTATCATTTACAATACTCATTAGATCTCAGTGGCAATTCACTCTCCGGCTCAATCCCACCGAATCTCGGAAAGCTGCAGTCTCTGGAGAATCTCAATCTCTCTCACAATAACCTCTCCGGAAGAATTCCCGCAGCTCTGTCCTTTATGCTCAGCCTGCAATCCGTTGACTTCTCCTACAACAAGCTGAACGGCCCGATCCCGATGGGGAATGTATTCGCGAAATCCCCACCACAGGCCTTCGTCGGGAATCCGGGCTTATGCGGTAATGCGCCTGGATTGGCTGCTTGTTACTCCAGTCCCACCAGAAATGTGCCATACATGGCCCACAAAATAATAATCTTCGGGGTCATCGTTCCTATCACCTGCGGTTTGGTTTTGGGGATTCTCTTGACTGGGATCATCATCGCCAGCAGAAAAACGAAGCGATCGACGGATGAGATCGAGTATCCAACCCGCCAGACGTATCAACGGATGATATGGTGCAGAAAGGTCAAATTCACGTTTACTGATATAGTAAATGCCACGGACCACTTCCACGAGAGGCATTGCATCGGCCAAGGAGGATGCGGGAGTGTTTACAAAGCAGAGCTTGCAAGGGATCAGATCGTCGCCGTCAAATGCATTAGCACGTCAGATTCCGGCAACGTACTGGTGGACCACCAGAGGCGGAGCTTCGAGAATGAGATCCAAACGCTGACGGAGATCCGGCACAGGAACGTCGTGAAGCTGTACGGGTTTCGTTCGACAGAAGGGAGGATGTGGTTGGTATATGAATACGTGGAGAGGGGCAGTTTGGGAAAAGTGTTGTATGAGAAGAATGGGGCTGTGGAGCTGGACTGGAAGGCGAGGTTGAAGGTTATCCGAGGGGTGGCGCACGCTATCGCCTACCTCCACCACGGCCGCTTCCCGGCTATCGTGCACCGGGACATATCAGTAAATAACGTATTGTTGGAGGGCGATTTTGAGCCGAGGGTGTCCGACTTCGGAACTGCAAAGCTGCTGGCTGCAAATTCGTCCGACTGGACCGCGACGGCCGTCGGTTCCTACGGCTATATGGCGCCAG AGCTTGCTTATATGACGAGGGTTACAGAAAAATGTGACGTCTATAGCTTTGGGGTAGTGGCATTGGAGGTTATGATGGGAAGACACCCTGGAGATCTCCTCTCATCTCTGTTAGCAACAACAGTATCATCCGATGGTCCAGATATGCAGTTGAAGGATGTGTTGGACCCACGTCTCCCCTATCCCACCGGTCAATTGGCAGAGGAGCTGATTTTTACGGTTAAGATGGCCTTGGACTGCACAAATACCGACCCTGAGATGAGGCCCCCCATGAATTTTGTAGCACAAGAGATGTCTGCTCGTTCTCAGGCCTCTCCATCCAAGCAGTTGGCACCATTACCATGA